Proteins from a genomic interval of Panthera tigris isolate Pti1 chromosome A2, P.tigris_Pti1_mat1.1, whole genome shotgun sequence:
- the GHRL gene encoding appetite-regulating hormone isoform X4, translating into MPSPGTMCSLLLFSVLWADLAMAGSSFLSPEHQKVQQRKESKKPPAKLQPRALEGLIHPEDTSQVEGAEDELEIRFNAPFDVGIKLSGAQYHQHGQALGKFLQDVLWEEADEVLADE; encoded by the exons ATGCCCTCCCCGGGGACCATGTGCAGCCTGCTGCTCTTCAGCGTGCTGTGGGCAGACTTGGCCATGGCAGGCTCCAGCTTCCTAAGCCCCGAACACCAGAAAGTACAG CAGAGAAAGGAGTCCAAGAAGCCACCAGCCAAACTGCAGCCCCGAGCTCTAGAAGGCTTGATCCACCCAGAAGACACAAGTCaagtggaaggggcagaggatgAACTAGAAATCCGG TTCAATGCCCCTTTTGATGTTGGAATCAAGCTGTCAGGGGCTCAGTACCACCAGCATGGCCAGGCGCTGGGGAAGTTTCTTCAGGACGTCCTTTGGGAAGAGGCCGATG AGGTCCTGGCAGATGAGTGA
- the GHRL gene encoding appetite-regulating hormone isoform X5, giving the protein MPSPGTMCSLLLFSVLWADLAMAGSSFLSPEHQKVQRKESKKPPAKLQPRALEGLIHPEDTSQVEGAEDELEIRFNAPFDVGIKLSGAQYHQHGQALGKFLQDVLWEEADEVLADE; this is encoded by the exons ATGCCCTCCCCGGGGACCATGTGCAGCCTGCTGCTCTTCAGCGTGCTGTGGGCAGACTTGGCCATGGCAGGCTCCAGCTTCCTAAGCCCCGAACACCAGAAAGTACAG AGAAAGGAGTCCAAGAAGCCACCAGCCAAACTGCAGCCCCGAGCTCTAGAAGGCTTGATCCACCCAGAAGACACAAGTCaagtggaaggggcagaggatgAACTAGAAATCCGG TTCAATGCCCCTTTTGATGTTGGAATCAAGCTGTCAGGGGCTCAGTACCACCAGCATGGCCAGGCGCTGGGGAAGTTTCTTCAGGACGTCCTTTGGGAAGAGGCCGATG AGGTCCTGGCAGATGAGTGA
- the GHRL gene encoding appetite-regulating hormone isoform X3 yields the protein MPSPGTMCSLLLFSVLWADLAMAGSSFLSPEHQKVQQRKESKKPPAKLQPRALEGLIHPEDTSQVEGAEDELEIRFNAPFDVGIKLSGAQYHQHGQALGKFLQDVLWEEADGEQTGLGFPSGSEERGPGR from the exons ATGCCCTCCCCGGGGACCATGTGCAGCCTGCTGCTCTTCAGCGTGCTGTGGGCAGACTTGGCCATGGCAGGCTCCAGCTTCCTAAGCCCCGAACACCAGAAAGTACAG CAGAGAAAGGAGTCCAAGAAGCCACCAGCCAAACTGCAGCCCCGAGCTCTAGAAGGCTTGATCCACCCAGAAGACACAAGTCaagtggaaggggcagaggatgAACTAGAAATCCGG TTCAATGCCCCTTTTGATGTTGGAATCAAGCTGTCAGGGGCTCAGTACCACCAGCATGGCCAGGCGCTGGGGAAGTTTCTTCAGGACGTCCTTTGGGAAGAGGCCGATG GAGAGCAGACTGGGCTGGGATTTCCAAGTGGCTCAGAAGAGAG AGGTCCTGGCAGATGA
- the GHRL gene encoding appetite-regulating hormone isoform X1: protein MPSPGTMCSLLLFSVLWADLAMAGSSFLSPEHQKVQQRKESKKPPAKLQPRALEGLIHPEDTSQVEGAEDELEIRFNAPFDVGIKLSGAQYHQHGQALGKFLQDVLWEEADGKSLPQSGHFSLHGVPNGAQPMGDTREVFFPYHCLTKSF, encoded by the exons ATGCCCTCCCCGGGGACCATGTGCAGCCTGCTGCTCTTCAGCGTGCTGTGGGCAGACTTGGCCATGGCAGGCTCCAGCTTCCTAAGCCCCGAACACCAGAAAGTACAG CAGAGAAAGGAGTCCAAGAAGCCACCAGCCAAACTGCAGCCCCGAGCTCTAGAAGGCTTGATCCACCCAGAAGACACAAGTCaagtggaaggggcagaggatgAACTAGAAATCCGG TTCAATGCCCCTTTTGATGTTGGAATCAAGCTGTCAGGGGCTCAGTACCACCAGCATGGCCAGGCGCTGGGGAAGTTTCTTCAGGACGTCCTTTGGGAAGAGGCCGATGGTAAGTCATTGCCCCAGTCAGGTCACTTCAGTCTCCATGGAGTCCCAAATGGAGCTCAGCCTATGGGTGACACAAGAGAAGTTTTCTTCCCCTACCACTGCCTCACAAAGAGCTTCTAA
- the GHRL gene encoding appetite-regulating hormone isoform X2: MPSPGTMCSLLLFSVLWADLAMAGSSFLSPEHQKVQRKESKKPPAKLQPRALEGLIHPEDTSQVEGAEDELEIRFNAPFDVGIKLSGAQYHQHGQALGKFLQDVLWEEADGKSLPQSGHFSLHGVPNGAQPMGDTREVFFPYHCLTKSF; the protein is encoded by the exons ATGCCCTCCCCGGGGACCATGTGCAGCCTGCTGCTCTTCAGCGTGCTGTGGGCAGACTTGGCCATGGCAGGCTCCAGCTTCCTAAGCCCCGAACACCAGAAAGTACAG AGAAAGGAGTCCAAGAAGCCACCAGCCAAACTGCAGCCCCGAGCTCTAGAAGGCTTGATCCACCCAGAAGACACAAGTCaagtggaaggggcagaggatgAACTAGAAATCCGG TTCAATGCCCCTTTTGATGTTGGAATCAAGCTGTCAGGGGCTCAGTACCACCAGCATGGCCAGGCGCTGGGGAAGTTTCTTCAGGACGTCCTTTGGGAAGAGGCCGATGGTAAGTCATTGCCCCAGTCAGGTCACTTCAGTCTCCATGGAGTCCCAAATGGAGCTCAGCCTATGGGTGACACAAGAGAAGTTTTCTTCCCCTACCACTGCCTCACAAAGAGCTTCTAA